From the genome of Bacillus sp. V2I10:
ACTTTACATCTAATCTTAAAACTGGTCATCTTTTTATAAATCAGAAATTCATATCTCTTGGTGAATTGGTAAATAATATCCAAGAGGTGACAGGATGGAAAAGGATAAATTAAAACTCACATCTTCCGAAATTGGAACTTTGTGGGGAGAGTATGTAAATGGAACAGCTGTTGATATTGTAAATAGATATATGATTTCTATTATTGAGGACGAGTCAATAAAAGCCATTTTCGAGGATGCTATCAAGACTTTCGAAAAGCAAAAGAAACAAATCGTTACTTTTTTGGAGAACGAGAAATTTCCAGTTCCAATTGGATTTACTGAATCTGACCTCTTTAAAGGTAAACAGAGGTTGTTCACGGATATATTTTGCCTAAATTATTTACATATCATGACATTACATGGTTTGCTAGGACACTCAACTTCATTGGGCGTTTCTGTAAGAGAGGACTTACGGTATTTTTACGACTCTTGTGATAATGATGGGAAAAGGATGTATCATCAAACAATTGATTTATTGCTTGAGAAAGGGAGTTTTCAGAGAGATCCGCTTTTTTACCCTACCAAAAATCCTGAATTTATTTCTAGCCAAGATTTCACCGATGGATTTTTCGGAAAGGGTAGAAAATTAGCTGCAACAGAAATCATCAGTATTTCTTTCAACCTTAAAAAAAGTATTATGGCTAAAACTCTTTCTATCGCATTTAGTCAAGTCGCTCAATCAAAAGAAGTAAGAAAATTTTTAGAGGATTCCGAGAAAACGGCTGATCAACAAATAAAAGCCTTTTCAAAAATCATGCAGACGGATAATTTACCAGCTCCTAAATCGTGGGAAACAGAAGTGACAACTTCAACGGACTCTCCTTTTTCCGATAAGCTAATAATGTATCATATTGGTTTCTTGTACCAAGCTGCACAGGCGTATCACGGATTAGGTTTAGCATCAGCCATGCGAGCAGACCTTGTCACGGCTTATGAAAGCATCATTTTAAAAAATCTAATGGTAACAAAAAAATGGTTTAATATTATGGTACAAAATAAATGGTTAGAACAGCCTCCACTTGCTCCTAATAGAAAAGAAATTGCAAAAGAAAAATAATATTTGAATATGTGGGGATGACCCAATGAATAAAGTTGGTTTAAAAAAAATTTACACAATACTAGTCAAGGTAATTTGTTTCAGTAGAGTTTCCTAAGTCTACAAAAGAAAACTCAGTTTATTTTCATGGAATATTTAAGTACGCATCCGAATTATCGGGTGCTTTTTTATTGTGCTTTTAGTGAAGCCACTTCGGCAGAAATGCCTTCCATTTTCAATTAAACTTACCTTGAATGGCTTATTCAACAATCCTGGCCCTTTAACGGAATAACGTTTATTCCGACGTTAACTTAATTACCTAAATTTGCTGCTGAATTATTAATGCGAAATTGCACATCTTTTAGCCAGTTTGATATGCCCCTAATTAAGTAGTTATAAAAAAAACAAAAGCATGACACAAAGTATATCCAGAGTATGCGAATGTATTGATAACGACCCAATTGAGATATGAAAAGGTTTATTTAGTTAAATTTCAACCAAAATATGCTGGTTTAGGTTAAATACCTGGTTATTAAACAATTTCAATCCACTTTATCTTTTCAGGATCCCAATGAAATTCAATTATACTGTTATTCTTATAAAGAGAATTAATTTTCTCTTTAACTTGTTTCTCCTCCATGAATATTAACATCTTACAATTCCGTAATTAACAATTACAGTTTTTGAGAAAAAATTTACATAAACTTCAAATAAACTTTTTTTATTTATTAGCAAAGACAAAAAGATCCTACCGTGTATTCACGGGTTCTTTTCGTTCTTTACAACACGCTCTGTGCGAATAATCATTGGCCACCTTTTATCGTTCTTGATGTTCTCTAAATACTGAACCAAATACGTTTCCGTTATTCTTACAGGTACATATCCTAATCGCTGTCGGATGATATTTTCAACAACAAACATCTTTTTAGACAGATATATATAATTTCTGCCGGTTTCTTTTTCTATCTTTTTATATCGATCTGTATCTTCTTGTTCACCTGCCCGATGAAAAGTTTTCATATGGTGATACATTTCTCTTCTCTCTTTTCTGACGAACTTTAATAAATACAAAAGTTCGTAAGTTGAAAAAGTCATTAATTCCTGAGTGTTCTTATCAATATAATGATCGGCTACAAATTCCCTCACCCGTACTTTCAGCCTTTCATTATTCTGCATTGCCCTATTTGAATTCACTCTCATATCACAGAACCCGCAGTAATACTGAAATTCATTCATTTTTTTTATGTCACTTCCGCAATACGGGCACGTTATCTTTTTCATACTTGCTCTCCTCCTTAATGGATTGAACATGGTAATGAACTTTGGAAAAAGCTGCGTCAGCAGCCAATTACAGGCTCGATGCCTGTTAGATCTTATCCTTGAAAAAACGAATGTTTTTCTTCTATTCGTAGAGGTTTATAAATTCATTCACAATCTTAAAACTCTTATATTATATAAACAAAGGGGCAACGCCCCTTTGTCTTTCTTAAAGATAGCCTTTTTCTTTCAAGCTTATGTGGTTTCCTTTATGAGTTACAATGATATGGTCAAGAAGCGCTATTCCTAAGGTCTTCCCTGCATCAGCAATTCTCCTTGTAACTTCTATATCTTCTATGCTTGGTGTTGGGTCGCCGGAGGGATGCTGATGACTGACGATAATAGAGGCCGCATTGTTTAAAATAGCTGATTTCATCACTTCTCTTGGATGAACAACACTTGCATTTAAACTTCCAACGTGTGCCCGATGTAGCCCTATTACCTCATTTTTTGTATTAAGCATCATGACGAGAAACACTTCTCTGTCCTCATCTGCAATATAGGATGCCGCAAGCTTCTCTGCATCCATTGGGGAAGTGATTTTGTATGCGGCAAAAACTTCTTTTGCTTCCCTGATTTCCTGTCTGATTCGCACCACTTCAAAGATAGATTCTAAAGTCATTATTCATTCTCCTTTATGATTTTGGATTTTTCTTTTCCTTATTTCTGAGAGTTTTAAGGTTGTTTCCTATCCTCCTTTTCTTTTAAGTCCTGGGTTGTCCATTATGAAGCCGAAACGCTGATGTTCCCCAAAGGGGGATGATTTTTCCCCTTTTGCAAGGAGAACGAAAAACACGCATAGTCAATTGGTCAAGGGTGGTTTGAGCACAAAAACTTTTTTATGCTAGCAAGCAATCTTATAAAAAAGTTTTTTGCCCCTTGAACGATTGGCTCGCCGTCTTCGTTTCCTGCCGGAAAGGTTCGGGTTCCTGCCGGCTGGAGATGTAGTCGGCTAGCGCTGTTTTACGATTCGGATTCAAAAGGGAAAAGCACAATAAAAAGCAGCCACGAATGGCTGCTTACCTTTTGATCACTTATTCTTTAATTTTTTATATGTAGAATTTCAGGTTTCCGGCTCGTTCGGTATGGCGGCTGGCCGCAAATGGAACAGGAACCTGTGGAGTGTTAGGCGAAAGCCTTACAGCCCGCGGTTATCGGTCCATTTAATGCCGAAGCGACACGATACAGAATGACAGAAAGATGTTATTCCCTTTCTGATCAGTCTGTATCGTGTCGCCAAAATAAATAGCTTTTAAAAAGGAAATAGGCCTAACAGTGCTTCATAGAGTCTTCATTTTTATACTTA
Proteins encoded in this window:
- a CDS encoding RadC family protein, which translates into the protein MTLESIFEVVRIRQEIREAKEVFAAYKITSPMDAEKLAASYIADEDREVFLVMMLNTKNEVIGLHRAHVGSLNASVVHPREVMKSAILNNAASIIVSHQHPSGDPTPSIEDIEVTRRIADAGKTLGIALLDHIIVTHKGNHISLKEKGYL
- a CDS encoding DUF3231 family protein, with amino-acid sequence MEKDKLKLTSSEIGTLWGEYVNGTAVDIVNRYMISIIEDESIKAIFEDAIKTFEKQKKQIVTFLENEKFPVPIGFTESDLFKGKQRLFTDIFCLNYLHIMTLHGLLGHSTSLGVSVREDLRYFYDSCDNDGKRMYHQTIDLLLEKGSFQRDPLFYPTKNPEFISSQDFTDGFFGKGRKLAATEIISISFNLKKSIMAKTLSIAFSQVAQSKEVRKFLEDSEKTADQQIKAFSKIMQTDNLPAPKSWETEVTTSTDSPFSDKLIMYHIGFLYQAAQAYHGLGLASAMRADLVTAYESIILKNLMVTKKWFNIMVQNKWLEQPPLAPNRKEIAKEK